The following coding sequences lie in one Vibrio splendidus genomic window:
- the phnX gene encoding phosphonoacetaldehyde hydrolase yields MNTTSPIQAVIFDWAGTIVDFGSFAPTSIFVEAFRQGFDFNIDLAEAREPMGIGKWDHIQAVGQIPAVDARWNAQFGRSMTSEDVDAIYAAFMPLQKAKVADHAAPILNAIEVVNDLKEKNVKIGSCSGYPREVMDVLIPAAADYGYLPDNVVATDDLPKGGRPAPFMALKNVIDLGVTNVAACVKVDDAAPGIDEGHNAGMWTVGLVLSGNEAGLTYQEYLDADETTLAAAREKASVKLNKSNPHYLIDTIADLPRVIADIEKRLLAGERP; encoded by the coding sequence GTTTGCTCCAACAAGCATCTTCGTTGAAGCATTCAGACAAGGTTTCGACTTTAACATCGACCTAGCAGAAGCACGCGAACCCATGGGTATCGGCAAATGGGATCACATCCAAGCGGTCGGTCAAATCCCAGCGGTTGACGCTCGTTGGAATGCTCAATTCGGACGCTCGATGACCAGCGAAGACGTTGATGCGATCTACGCGGCATTCATGCCTCTTCAAAAAGCGAAAGTAGCCGACCACGCAGCGCCTATTTTAAACGCAATTGAAGTGGTAAATGACCTAAAAGAGAAGAATGTAAAAATAGGTTCTTGCTCTGGTTACCCACGAGAAGTGATGGACGTACTGATTCCAGCTGCAGCAGATTACGGTTATCTTCCTGACAACGTAGTAGCGACTGATGATTTACCGAAAGGCGGTCGCCCAGCTCCATTCATGGCGCTTAAAAACGTCATTGACCTAGGTGTGACGAACGTCGCTGCGTGTGTGAAAGTGGATGACGCAGCACCTGGTATCGATGAAGGTCACAACGCAGGCATGTGGACAGTTGGACTTGTATTATCGGGGAACGAAGCAGGCTTAACATACCAAGAATATTTAGATGCAGACGAGACAACACTTGCAGCTGCACGTGAAAAAGCAAGCGTTAAGCTAAACAAATCAAACCCGCACTACCTGATCGATACCATCGCCGACTTACCTAGAGTGATTGCAGATATTGAAAAACGTTTGTTAGCCGGTGAACGCCCATAA
- a CDS encoding OmpA family protein produces MKKLSKIMCAVIAASGFAAAPSIAATTYVGAKVGMGWLDSACVDNVDCEDDSVAGGVYGGYNFTDNIALELNADYLGDYDTSFNNNGATQRYSDSIVAISLSPMYRLAIKQEFDIFFKAGPAYIMHDDEDDVVLALGIGAEKQLSDDWALRVEYQYFDDFDDKIIQDLNSNLVTVGLSYNFGTGNTTASAATVASAAAVTQAPAEPIAEPETVVVEEEAVVVTKAQTESFSQGMFETNSTKLSSDGKTALMPLVEVLQAHPQSSVNVVGHTDSTGAAEYNMMISKKRAAAVAAYIEEQGIEADRITASGEGEENPIASNATAEGRAQNRRVDATIPSFEYQEEAQMEEVIVETAE; encoded by the coding sequence ATGAAAAAACTTTCAAAAATCATGTGTGCTGTGATCGCAGCTTCCGGCTTCGCTGCTGCTCCCTCAATTGCCGCAACCACTTATGTGGGTGCGAAAGTCGGAATGGGGTGGCTAGATAGCGCTTGTGTCGACAACGTTGACTGTGAAGATGATTCAGTTGCGGGTGGTGTTTACGGTGGTTACAATTTTACCGATAACATTGCTCTTGAATTAAATGCGGATTACTTAGGTGATTATGACACGAGCTTTAACAACAACGGAGCGACTCAAAGATACAGCGATTCTATCGTAGCCATTTCTTTGAGCCCAATGTATCGACTAGCGATTAAACAAGAGTTTGATATCTTCTTCAAAGCTGGTCCTGCTTACATCATGCACGATGACGAAGACGACGTTGTATTAGCCTTAGGTATCGGCGCAGAGAAACAACTATCAGACGACTGGGCGCTTAGAGTTGAATACCAATACTTTGATGATTTTGACGATAAGATTATTCAAGATCTTAACTCTAACCTTGTTACTGTCGGCCTAAGCTACAATTTCGGTACAGGTAACACAACGGCATCAGCCGCAACAGTAGCTTCTGCAGCAGCAGTAACACAAGCTCCTGCGGAGCCTATTGCCGAGCCAGAAACCGTTGTTGTTGAAGAAGAAGCAGTTGTTGTTACTAAAGCTCAGACTGAAAGCTTCTCTCAAGGTATGTTTGAGACAAATAGCACTAAATTATCTTCAGACGGTAAAACTGCGCTAATGCCATTAGTTGAAGTGCTGCAAGCTCATCCTCAATCATCCGTTAATGTTGTTGGTCACACGGATTCAACAGGTGCGGCTGAGTACAACATGATGATCTCTAAGAAGCGTGCTGCTGCTGTAGCCGCGTACATTGAAGAGCAAGGCATTGAAGCAGACCGTATTACAGCTTCAGGTGAAGGCGAAGAGAATCCAATTGCATCAAACGCTACAGCTGAAGGTCGCGCGCAAAACCGTCGTGTCGACGCAACAATCCCAAGCTTCGAATACCAAGAAGAAGCGCAAATGGAAGAAGTTATTGTAGAAACGGCTGAATAA
- a CDS encoding OsmC family protein translates to MQAEVKWVEGFKFLGHSQSGHSIVMDGSGGATAPSPMEMVLMAAGGCSSVDVVDGLKSAGQSITGCNAKLETTRRETAPKIFTVINIHFEVSGDNLDPEQVAKVCADSLEKYCSVCLMLGAGVEMTHSWEIV, encoded by the coding sequence ATGCAAGCAGAAGTTAAATGGGTCGAAGGCTTTAAATTCCTAGGTCACTCTCAATCAGGCCATTCTATTGTTATGGATGGAAGCGGCGGTGCTACAGCGCCAAGCCCTATGGAGATGGTGTTAATGGCTGCAGGTGGTTGTAGTTCTGTTGATGTAGTGGACGGTTTGAAATCTGCGGGTCAAAGCATCACTGGTTGTAATGCAAAACTAGAAACAACGCGTCGTGAAACAGCGCCGAAAATCTTTACTGTGATTAATATTCACTTTGAAGTGTCTGGTGACAACCTTGATCCTGAGCAGGTTGCTAAGGTGTGTGCGGATTCATTAGAAAAGTACTGTTCTGTATGTCTAATGTTGGGTGCTGGCGTAGAGATGACTCATAGTTGGGAAATCGTCTAG
- the msrB gene encoding peptide-methionine (R)-S-oxide reductase MsrB — protein sequence MNKLSKILVSLVVALPLISLFVSQTGTANTMDKTANSGKTEIATLAGGCFWCTESDLEKLTGVTDVISGYSGGELENPTYKQVSSGKSGHIEVINVTYNPDVVSYEQVLDQFFRHIDPTDDKGSFVDRGPQYRPAVFYHNQAQKDVAQNFMMEIDKAQIFGEPLKTELIEFEKFWPAEDYHQDYYKKSKVRYNYYRYASGRDQYLDKVFGDDRNENPQTIRQIIDGKNATANTKTYSKPSDAEIKASLTSLQYDVTQDDATERPFDNKYWDNKQEGIYVDIVTGEPLFSSKDKYKSGTGWPSFTQPISEAYVVTTTDYKLLYPRTEVRSKFGDSHLGHVFKDGPKPTGLRYCMNSAAMRFIPADKLADEGYEEYVEMFEG from the coding sequence ATGAATAAATTATCTAAAATATTGGTATCACTCGTGGTTGCACTACCACTGATTTCGCTGTTTGTAAGCCAGACTGGCACTGCCAATACAATGGATAAAACGGCTAATTCAGGTAAAACTGAAATCGCGACACTGGCTGGTGGTTGTTTTTGGTGTACAGAATCCGATCTAGAAAAACTGACAGGCGTGACAGACGTTATCTCTGGGTATTCTGGTGGTGAACTAGAAAACCCAACCTATAAACAAGTTTCATCAGGTAAGTCTGGTCACATCGAAGTGATCAACGTGACTTATAACCCTGATGTGGTTAGCTACGAACAGGTGCTTGACCAATTCTTCAGACACATCGACCCAACTGATGACAAAGGTTCATTCGTTGATCGAGGTCCACAATATCGACCTGCTGTTTTCTATCATAACCAAGCACAAAAAGACGTCGCTCAGAACTTCATGATGGAAATCGACAAGGCTCAGATCTTTGGTGAACCACTAAAAACAGAACTGATTGAGTTTGAGAAATTCTGGCCAGCAGAAGATTACCACCAAGATTATTACAAGAAGAGCAAAGTTCGTTATAACTACTACCGCTACGCTTCTGGTCGTGATCAGTACCTAGATAAAGTCTTCGGCGATGATAGAAATGAAAACCCGCAAACGATCCGTCAGATCATCGATGGTAAGAATGCGACAGCCAATACTAAGACATACAGCAAGCCGTCTGATGCAGAGATCAAAGCTTCTCTAACTTCACTGCAATACGATGTCACACAAGACGACGCGACAGAGCGCCCGTTTGACAACAAATACTGGGATAACAAGCAAGAAGGTATTTACGTTGATATCGTAACGGGTGAGCCTTTATTCTCTTCAAAAGACAAATACAAATCAGGTACAGGTTGGCCGAGCTTTACACAGCCAATCAGCGAGGCTTATGTTGTGACGACTACTGACTACAAGCTGCTTTACCCAAGAACAGAGGTTCGCAGTAAGTTTGGCGATTCTCACCTAGGACATGTCTTTAAAGATGGTCCAAAACCGACAGGTTTACGCTACTGCATGAACTCCGCAGCAATGCGCTTTATTCCAGCGGATAAATTGGCAGACGAAGGCTACGAAGAATATGTAGAGATGTTCGAGGGCTAA
- a CDS encoding TrkH family potassium uptake protein: protein MNSLKRKGTFYTLKSDKKPRKGSEPKIILTSFLGVLIPSAILLTLPVFSVTGLSFTDALFTATSAISVTGLGVVDTGQHFTLAGKILLMFLMQVGGLGQMTLSAVLLYMFGVRLSLKQQALAKEALGQDRKINLRKLVKKIIIFALVAEFIGFVLLCFRWVPEMGWATGSFYALFHAISAFNNAGFALFSDSMASFVDDPLVIFTLAGLFIFGGLGFTVVGDLSTNWRKGFQHLHLHTKIMLTATPTLLAVGTVMFWLLERNNSATMEGLSTQGQWLAAFFQSASARTAGFNSVDLSQYTQPALLVMIVLMLIGAGSTSTGGGIKVSTFAVAFVATWTFLRQKKHVVMFKRTVTWQAVTKSLAIIVVSGALLTTAMFLLMLTEKAAFDRVMFEVISAFATVGLTAGLTANLTEPGKYIMIVVMVIGRIGPLTLAYMLARPEPSLLKYPEDTVLTG, encoded by the coding sequence ATGAATTCGTTAAAACGAAAAGGTACTTTCTACACGCTTAAGAGTGATAAAAAGCCACGTAAAGGCTCTGAACCTAAGATTATCCTTACGAGCTTCTTAGGCGTACTTATCCCTTCTGCAATATTGTTGACGCTACCCGTGTTCTCAGTGACAGGTCTAAGCTTTACGGATGCACTGTTTACCGCCACGTCGGCGATCAGTGTGACAGGCTTAGGTGTTGTTGATACCGGTCAGCATTTCACCTTGGCAGGTAAAATCTTACTGATGTTCTTGATGCAAGTCGGCGGGTTAGGGCAGATGACCCTTTCTGCGGTGCTGCTCTATATGTTTGGTGTTCGGCTAAGTTTGAAACAGCAAGCATTAGCGAAAGAAGCATTGGGGCAAGATCGTAAGATTAACCTCCGAAAATTAGTCAAGAAGATCATCATTTTTGCATTGGTGGCGGAATTTATAGGTTTCGTATTGCTCTGTTTTCGTTGGGTCCCTGAAATGGGATGGGCAACAGGGAGCTTTTACGCGTTATTTCACGCGATTTCTGCATTCAATAACGCAGGATTTGCGTTGTTCTCAGACAGTATGGCGAGCTTTGTTGACGATCCACTGGTGATCTTTACCTTAGCAGGCTTGTTCATTTTCGGCGGATTAGGTTTTACGGTCGTGGGCGACCTGTCGACTAACTGGCGGAAAGGCTTCCAACATCTGCATTTACACACCAAGATTATGCTAACGGCGACACCGACGTTATTGGCGGTGGGCACGGTGATGTTTTGGTTATTGGAGAGAAATAACTCAGCGACGATGGAGGGCTTGTCGACACAAGGGCAATGGTTGGCGGCTTTTTTCCAGTCAGCGAGTGCTCGTACTGCTGGTTTTAATAGTGTGGATTTGTCTCAGTACACTCAGCCTGCATTGTTGGTGATGATAGTACTAATGTTGATTGGTGCTGGTTCAACTTCCACTGGTGGTGGTATTAAGGTTTCGACCTTTGCGGTCGCTTTTGTAGCAACGTGGACCTTCTTACGTCAGAAAAAGCATGTAGTGATGTTTAAACGTACTGTGACCTGGCAAGCGGTAACAAAGTCATTGGCCATTATTGTGGTAAGTGGAGCGTTGTTAACCACCGCGATGTTTTTGTTAATGCTTACTGAAAAGGCAGCGTTTGACCGAGTCATGTTTGAGGTGATTTCAGCCTTTGCAACGGTTGGCTTAACAGCTGGCTTAACCGCAAACCTGACTGAACCCGGTAAATACATCATGATTGTCGTTATGGTAATCGGGCGTATTGGTCCTTTGACTTTGGCGTACATGCTGGCTCGTCCAGAACCTTCCTTGTTGAAATACCCTGAAGATACAGTGTTGACGGGCTAA
- a CDS encoding potassium channel family protein, giving the protein MSDKQYAVIGLGRFGLSVCKELQSSGAQVLAVDIDEERVKEAANFVSQAIVANCTSEETVKELRLDDYDMVMVSIGSDVNSSILTTLVVKESGAKAVWVKANDKFHGKILSKIGADHIIMPERDMGIRVARKMLDRRVLEFIDLGSGLAMTEIVIGSNFLGKKLGDLKLCKENGVEVLGFKRGPNLTKAPELDVSLEIGDVVIIAGPKETLSRKLRNW; this is encoded by the coding sequence ATGAGTGACAAACAATATGCAGTTATCGGCTTAGGGCGTTTTGGGTTATCTGTATGCAAAGAGCTACAAAGTTCAGGGGCGCAGGTGCTCGCTGTCGATATTGATGAAGAGCGAGTGAAAGAAGCGGCCAATTTTGTTTCACAAGCGATTGTTGCGAACTGCACGAGCGAAGAGACAGTTAAAGAACTAAGGCTGGACGATTACGATATGGTAATGGTGTCGATTGGCTCTGATGTTAACTCCAGTATTCTAACGACGCTAGTGGTAAAAGAATCAGGCGCAAAAGCCGTTTGGGTGAAGGCGAACGATAAGTTTCACGGTAAGATCCTTTCTAAGATTGGTGCCGATCATATCATCATGCCCGAGCGAGACATGGGTATTCGTGTTGCGCGTAAAATGTTGGATAGACGCGTTCTTGAGTTTATCGACCTTGGCAGCGGCTTAGCGATGACGGAAATTGTTATTGGTTCTAATTTTTTGGGTAAGAAACTTGGTGACCTTAAGCTGTGCAAAGAAAATGGTGTTGAGGTACTTGGTTTCAAGCGAGGCCCGAACCTAACTAAAGCACCTGAACTGGATGTGAGTTTAGAAATTGGGGATGTGGTGATCATCGCTGGGCCGAAAGAGACCTTATCTAGAAAGCTACGCAATTGGTAA
- a CDS encoding mechanosensitive ion channel family protein has translation MNEFITQVQTYINQSHSDWANSVLFITIASFFAWVAWRIVHNRLEILVKKTQFHWDDLLLEALKTPVSTLLWCWPATVSVGLILQDQFGNEINWLRTLKHILIISTFVWFTLRMISNSEEYVLEQKNRDETTVQAIAKVARLFFMVMGGLTIMQAFGLSLSGLLTFGGVGGLIVGLAAKDLLSNFFGGMMIYFDRPFKVGDWIRSPDRQIEGTVERIGWRMTIIRTFDKRPLYVPNSVFSSIVVENPSRMLNRRINETFGLRYQDADKLALIVDDVRTMLETHPDIDAKQTLIVNFDKFGPSTLNFFIYTFTKTVNWIRYHKVKQDVLLQVLAIIHKHNADIAFPTQTLKIEAQDINDSQGVMNSSPEAHR, from the coding sequence ATGAATGAATTCATAACCCAAGTACAAACCTACATCAACCAGAGCCATAGCGATTGGGCAAATAGCGTCCTATTCATCACTATTGCGAGTTTTTTCGCTTGGGTCGCTTGGCGAATTGTCCATAATCGCCTGGAAATCTTGGTCAAAAAAACCCAATTTCATTGGGATGACCTACTGCTAGAGGCCTTAAAAACACCTGTCAGTACGTTGCTTTGGTGCTGGCCTGCTACCGTGTCTGTTGGCTTGATCCTTCAAGACCAGTTTGGTAATGAAATCAACTGGCTAAGAACACTTAAACACATACTGATCATATCTACGTTTGTTTGGTTTACGCTGCGAATGATCAGTAACTCTGAAGAATATGTCTTAGAGCAAAAAAACAGAGACGAAACCACAGTACAAGCTATCGCGAAAGTGGCTCGACTGTTCTTTATGGTGATGGGCGGCTTAACCATCATGCAGGCGTTTGGGCTGAGCCTATCGGGTTTGCTTACCTTTGGTGGTGTCGGTGGTTTAATCGTCGGTTTAGCCGCTAAAGATCTACTGTCGAACTTCTTCGGTGGCATGATGATTTACTTCGACCGCCCTTTTAAAGTCGGTGATTGGATACGCTCTCCCGATCGTCAAATCGAAGGTACTGTCGAACGCATTGGCTGGCGCATGACGATTATCCGCACTTTTGATAAGCGTCCTTTGTACGTTCCAAATTCGGTGTTCAGTAGTATTGTGGTAGAGAACCCATCGAGAATGTTGAATCGTAGAATCAATGAAACCTTTGGTCTTCGTTATCAAGATGCAGACAAATTGGCGCTCATTGTTGATGATGTAAGAACCATGCTCGAGACCCACCCAGATATTGATGCCAAACAGACGTTGATCGTTAACTTTGACAAATTTGGGCCATCAACACTGAACTTCTTTATCTACACCTTCACAAAAACGGTCAACTGGATCAGGTACCACAAAGTGAAACAAGATGTTTTATTGCAGGTGTTAGCGATTATTCATAAACACAATGCTGATATCGCCTTCCCAACACAAACACTCAAGATTGAAGCGCAAGACATCAACGATTCTCAGGGTGTAATGAATTCGAGCCCTGAAGCTCATAGATAA
- a CDS encoding mannose-1-phosphate guanylyltransferase/mannose-6-phosphate isomerase, giving the protein MILPVILAGGSGSRLWPLSRELYPKQFLNIAGEQSMLQQTLQRLQGIDAHLTDSSCDAPFIICNEEHRFIAAEQIRSANVLHSGILLEPVGRNTAPAIALAALQALTKSHDTKGEAADPILLVLAADHHIAKTSEFQQSINRGVDYAKQGKLVTFGITPNAPETGYGYIKQGQPLISSLQLETNITDQPTHYAYDIECFVEKPDKATAEAYIRSEQYLWNSGMFMFKASRYLEELAEHHPDILAACKLALAKQNTDLDFIRIDAEAFKSSPSDSIDYAVMEKTSHAAVIPMDVGWNDIGSWSAIWDVSDKDEHNNVIEGDVLTVDSQHNYIHAENKLVATVGVDNLIIVETKDAILVADKDKVQGVKSIVSQLSQAGRTEHIHHREVLRPWGKYDVIDLGKRDKVKRITVKAGHQLSLQMHYHRAEHWVVVAGTAKVTNDEKIYLVEEDQSTYIPLGHIHSLENPGETPLEMIEVQTGSHLSEDDIIRYQDSYGRDVRSEQASSSQNKK; this is encoded by the coding sequence ATGATTTTACCTGTCATTCTAGCTGGCGGCTCTGGAAGCCGCCTCTGGCCATTGTCTCGCGAGCTCTACCCTAAGCAATTCCTCAACATTGCTGGCGAACAATCAATGCTTCAGCAAACACTTCAACGCCTGCAAGGTATCGACGCACACCTAACGGATAGCAGCTGCGATGCGCCATTCATCATCTGTAATGAAGAGCATCGTTTTATCGCTGCTGAACAAATTCGCTCAGCTAACGTCCTGCACAGCGGCATTCTGTTAGAACCTGTCGGTAGAAATACTGCGCCAGCCATCGCACTTGCAGCCTTGCAAGCTTTGACCAAGTCTCATGACACTAAAGGAGAAGCGGCTGACCCAATCTTATTAGTGCTTGCTGCCGACCATCACATCGCTAAAACCTCTGAATTTCAACAATCGATTAACCGTGGTGTTGATTACGCAAAACAAGGCAAACTGGTGACATTCGGTATAACCCCAAATGCTCCAGAGACTGGCTATGGCTACATCAAACAAGGGCAACCTCTTATCTCTAGCCTACAACTAGAAACCAACATTACAGACCAACCAACCCATTATGCTTACGACATTGAGTGCTTTGTAGAAAAGCCCGATAAAGCAACCGCAGAAGCATACATCCGCTCAGAACAGTACCTATGGAACAGTGGCATGTTCATGTTTAAGGCATCACGCTATCTTGAAGAACTCGCCGAACACCACCCCGATATATTAGCGGCTTGTAAACTCGCTCTTGCAAAGCAAAATACCGACCTCGACTTTATCCGTATCGACGCTGAAGCATTCAAAAGTAGCCCAAGCGATTCCATCGATTATGCCGTGATGGAGAAAACCTCGCACGCAGCTGTGATCCCGATGGATGTCGGTTGGAATGATATTGGCTCATGGTCTGCTATCTGGGATGTAAGCGACAAAGATGAGCATAACAACGTCATTGAAGGTGACGTGTTAACCGTCGACTCTCAACACAACTACATCCATGCTGAAAACAAGCTAGTTGCTACTGTAGGTGTCGATAACCTGATTATTGTCGAGACCAAAGACGCCATATTAGTCGCAGATAAAGACAAGGTTCAGGGTGTAAAATCGATTGTTAGTCAACTAAGTCAAGCAGGTCGAACGGAGCATATTCATCATCGTGAGGTATTGAGGCCTTGGGGTAAATACGATGTGATTGATTTAGGAAAGCGAGACAAAGTTAAGCGTATCACCGTAAAAGCGGGTCATCAGCTTTCACTACAGATGCATTATCATAGAGCGGAACATTGGGTAGTAGTAGCTGGCACTGCGAAGGTGACCAACGATGAGAAAATCTATCTCGTCGAAGAAGATCAGTCGACTTACATCCCTTTAGGTCACATCCACAGCTTAGAGAACCCTGGCGAGACACCTCTTGAAATGATTGAAGTTCAAACCGGCAGCCATTTAAGTGAAGACGATATCATTCGATATCAAGACAGCTATGGGCGAGACGTTCGAAGCGAACAAGCTTCTTCGTCTCAGAACAAAAAATAG
- a CDS encoding phosphomannomutase CpsG (capsular polysaccharide biosynthesis protein; catalyzes the formation of D-mannose 6-phosphate from alpha-D-mannose 1-phosphate) has protein sequence MKPTLDLSCFKNNDIRGIIGSQINEPFAYLLGKAFGEYILSGNAKTPSAWPPVVIGRDNREMSLSLQEAITAGLIKSGISVIDLGMTGTEEVYFATRHLKAIGGIQITASHNPINYNGMKLVGADASPISKNSGLDKIKRRIKVLNQELNTDLPIVHVQSNNSGISTSILAPYVDHLLSYITPSKLSPMKIVVNAGNGVAGHVIDALEKKFKELSAPITFIKVHHTPDENFPNGIPNPLIKENQIATRDAVLEHSADLGIAWDGDFDRCFFFDENGNYIEGYYIVGLLAEAFLLKEPNATVLHDMRMTWNTIEVANKLDGKAVAVKAGHALIKEKMRELNAVYGGEMSAHHYFRDFGYCDSGMIPWLLVIELMSKTQQSLHQLTNSSMDRFPSSGEINRRVSDPEQVMAYVLSHYQVDAVEIDHTDGLSMNMGTWRFNLRKSNTEPLIRLNVETKQDRTLLSLKVDELLSFFI, from the coding sequence ATGAAACCAACATTAGATCTTAGCTGCTTTAAGAACAACGACATTCGCGGCATCATTGGTAGCCAAATCAATGAGCCGTTTGCCTATCTGCTTGGAAAGGCGTTTGGTGAATATATCCTGTCAGGAAATGCCAAGACTCCAAGTGCATGGCCTCCAGTCGTTATTGGTCGAGATAACCGTGAAATGTCTTTGTCACTGCAAGAAGCCATTACTGCAGGCTTAATCAAGTCCGGGATAAGCGTCATTGATCTTGGGATGACTGGCACTGAAGAAGTCTACTTTGCGACTCGTCACCTAAAAGCGATTGGCGGAATACAAATCACAGCCAGCCATAACCCAATCAATTACAACGGAATGAAATTGGTCGGTGCTGATGCTAGCCCCATCAGTAAAAACAGTGGTTTAGATAAAATCAAACGACGTATTAAAGTACTGAATCAAGAGCTGAACACCGATTTGCCGATCGTTCATGTTCAATCAAATAACTCAGGCATATCGACCAGTATTCTCGCCCCTTATGTAGACCACCTACTCTCCTACATAACACCTTCTAAACTTTCACCAATGAAGATTGTGGTTAACGCAGGAAACGGTGTTGCAGGACATGTCATTGATGCTTTAGAGAAGAAATTTAAAGAGCTCAGTGCCCCTATCACCTTCATCAAGGTTCACCATACTCCTGACGAAAACTTCCCTAATGGTATTCCCAATCCATTGATTAAAGAAAACCAAATAGCGACTCGAGATGCAGTCTTAGAGCATTCTGCCGACCTTGGCATTGCGTGGGATGGTGATTTTGACCGTTGTTTTTTCTTTGACGAAAATGGCAATTACATTGAGGGGTACTATATTGTCGGGTTGCTCGCTGAAGCATTTTTGTTAAAAGAGCCTAACGCCACAGTGTTGCACGATATGCGTATGACATGGAACACGATTGAAGTCGCCAATAAGCTTGATGGGAAGGCTGTTGCAGTCAAAGCTGGGCATGCGCTCATCAAAGAGAAGATGCGAGAATTAAACGCTGTGTACGGTGGTGAAATGAGTGCGCACCATTATTTCCGTGATTTTGGTTATTGCGATTCAGGAATGATTCCTTGGCTCTTAGTGATAGAACTGATGTCGAAAACTCAACAATCTCTTCACCAATTGACCAATTCGAGTATGGATAGATTCCCTTCTTCAGGAGAGATCAATCGTAGGGTTTCAGACCCAGAACAAGTCATGGCTTATGTGTTGTCGCACTATCAAGTTGATGCCGTTGAGATCGATCACACAGACGGGCTCAGCATGAATATGGGCACATGGCGCTTCAACTTACGAAAGTCCAATACAGAGCCGTTGATACGCCTCAACGTGGAAACCAAGCAAGATAGAACTTTACTGTCACTTAAAGTCGACGAGCTACTGTCTTTTTTCATTTAA
- the aroG gene encoding 3-deoxy-7-phosphoheptulonate synthase AroG yields the protein MFQTDDVRINKVKELLPPVAVLEKFPATEIASSTTFESRKAIHNILEDSDDRLLVIVGPCSIHDTEAALEYGKRLKVLRDELGDNLEIVMRVYFEKPRTTVGWKGLINDPYMNDTFKLNDGLRLGRKLLLDLTDMGMPTASEFLDMITPQYVADLISWGAIGARTTESQVHRELASGISCPVGFKNGTDGNIKIATDAIRSASASHHFLSVTKYGHSAIIETAGNPDCHIILRGGKEPNYSAEHVSKIKEELKASGLPEKVMIDFSHANSSKQFKRQINVSDDVSAQISGGDKAIFGVMIESHLVEGRQDLVDGKAATYGQSITDACIGWEDTETVLRQLADAVEARRNK from the coding sequence ATGTTTCAGACTGATGATGTAAGAATTAACAAAGTAAAAGAGTTATTACCACCTGTTGCTGTTTTAGAAAAGTTTCCAGCGACAGAAATTGCTTCTTCTACAACCTTTGAAAGCCGTAAAGCGATTCATAATATTTTAGAAGATAGCGACGACCGCTTGCTTGTTATCGTTGGCCCATGTTCTATTCATGACACAGAAGCTGCACTTGAATATGGCAAACGCTTGAAAGTGTTACGTGATGAACTAGGCGATAACCTTGAAATCGTAATGCGTGTTTACTTTGAAAAGCCACGTACAACTGTTGGTTGGAAAGGTCTAATCAATGACCCGTACATGAACGATACGTTCAAGCTAAACGATGGTCTTCGTCTAGGACGTAAGCTACTGCTTGACCTAACTGATATGGGAATGCCGACGGCAAGTGAATTCCTAGATATGATCACGCCTCAATACGTTGCTGACTTAATCAGCTGGGGCGCAATTGGCGCACGTACGACTGAATCTCAGGTTCACCGTGAACTTGCTTCGGGTATTTCTTGCCCTGTAGGCTTTAAGAATGGTACTGATGGCAACATTAAGATTGCAACCGACGCGATTCGTTCAGCGAGTGCTTCTCACCACTTTTTGTCGGTAACTAAGTACGGTCACTCCGCTATCATAGAAACTGCAGGTAACCCTGATTGCCATATCATCCTACGTGGTGGTAAAGAGCCAAACTACAGTGCAGAGCATGTAAGCAAGATTAAGGAAGAACTAAAAGCTTCAGGTCTTCCAGAGAAGGTGATGATTGATTTCAGCCATGCGAATAGCTCTAAGCAGTTTAAACGCCAAATTAACGTATCTGATGACGTAAGTGCACAGATTTCAGGTGGTGATAAAGCTATTTTTGGTGTGATGATTGAATCTCACCTTGTTGAAGGTCGCCAAGACTTGGTTGACGGCAAAGCAGCGACATACGGTCAGTCTATTACCGATGCTTGTATTGGTTGGGAAGATACTGAAACAGTACTTCGCCAACTGGCAGATGCTGTTGAAGCTCGTCGCAACAAGTAA